In the genome of Dermacentor andersoni chromosome 3, qqDerAnde1_hic_scaffold, whole genome shotgun sequence, one region contains:
- the LOC140216543 gene encoding uncharacterized protein, whose amino-acid sequence MTYCFTRCPDAAPIPDLTAETVSKTFVADSVSRFGCLSIVTTVRGRQFDCTFCTSLKHVLDANYCRTSAYHPFANDMAERLYRPHKAALTARLDRERWVDHLPMGLLGLRAVLRRDLDGCPAKLVYGAPLRLSGDFFIPSDLSPPPL is encoded by the coding sequence ATGACTTACTGCTTCACCCGTTGTCCCGATGCCGCGCCCATTCCGGACCTCACTGCGGAAACGGTCTCTAAAACCTTCGTTGCAGATTCAGTTTCTCGCTTCGGCTGCCTCAGCATCGTAACCACTGTTCGCGGCCGGCAATTTGACTGTACCTTCTGCACTTCCCTCAAACACGTACTCGACGCTAACTACTGCCGTAcctctgcataccatccctttgCCAACGACATGGCTGAGAGGCTGTACCGCCCACACAAGGCTGCACTCACTGCGCGCCTGGATCGAGAGCGCTGGGTCGACCACCTTCCTATGGGGCTTCTCGGCCTACGCGCTGTCCTTCGTCGCGACCTTGACGGTTGTCCGGCCAAACTCGTCTATGGTGCACCGCTGCGACTTTCTGGCGACTTCTTCATTCCTTCAGACCTCTCTCCTCCGCCGCTGTAA